In Notamacropus eugenii isolate mMacEug1 chromosome 1, mMacEug1.pri_v2, whole genome shotgun sequence, one genomic interval encodes:
- the AP5S1 gene encoding AP-5 complex subunit sigma-1 — MVHAFLIHTLSGQATGDAVFCRVLYSRVFGSERLPDDPRPHGPERDRLLRKEQLLAVARQAESACKLLQQALGRPPMDLLPQSSDEPIPLHDAPSGVFRLQPGDPFQEAKVAVWLGVLSLGCVLVCEPHENLLLAESTLRLLTRLLLDHLKLLSSGSDILLRGDRIEIILNHFLPQGQLLFLNDQFVQGLEKELSASLSR; from the exons ATGGTCCATGCATTCCTGATCCACACGCTGAGTGGCCAGGCCACTGGTGATGCTGTCTTCTGCCGAGTGCTGTACTCTCGAGTATTTGGGTCAGAGAGATTGCCAGATGACCCCAGGCCTCACGGTCCAGAGAGGGACAGGCTGCTCAGGAAAGAACAGCTGTTGGCTGTAGCAAG ACAGGCAGAGTCAGCATGTAAGCTGCTGCAGCAGGCATTGGGCCGGCCTCCCATGGATCTCCTCCCCCAGTCCTCTGATGAGCCCATCCCCCTGCACGATGCCCCCTCTGGAGTATTCCGCCTTCAACCTGGGGACCCATTCCAGGAAGCCAAGGTTGCCGTGTGGCTTGGGGTCCTGTCCCTAGGTTGTGTCTTGGTTTGTGAACCCCATGAGAATCTGCTGCTGGCTGAGAGCACCCTGCGCCTGCTCACCCGCCTCCTCTTGGATCACCTGAAGCTGCTCTCCTCGGGCAGTGACATCCTCCTCAGAGGGGACCGCATCGAGATCATCCTCAACCACTTCCTTCCACAGGGCCAGCTGCTCTTCCTCAATGACCAGTTTGTTCAGGGATTGGAGAAAGAGCTGAGTGCCAGCTTGTCCAGGTGA